One Aythya fuligula isolate bAytFul2 chromosome W, bAytFul2.pri, whole genome shotgun sequence genomic window carries:
- the LOC116501256 gene encoding adropin-like produces MGVALSTGAVVAISFNCIIALLILILFLILCKAFRTPSCPKKGPPSDADEAKNKKYLLQP; encoded by the coding sequence ATGGGGGTGGCTCTCTCCACTGGAGCAGTTGTTGCAATTTCTTTCAACTGCATCATCGCATTGctcatcctcatcctcttcctcatcctctgcAAGGCCTTCAGGACCCCGTCGTGCCCCAAGAAGGGCCCCCCCTCTGATGCAGATGAGGCAAAGAACAAGAAGtacctgctgcagccctga